From Catharus ustulatus isolate bCatUst1 chromosome 6, bCatUst1.pri.v2, whole genome shotgun sequence, a single genomic window includes:
- the LRRC10B gene encoding leucine-rich repeat-containing protein 10B gives MGSGGSTGRGARLAAAEGPDGVEQRLEVRGRQIPAELWAQQGLRKLYLSDAGLREVPDELAELQHLRTLALDGNELMEVPEAVCDLPHLAHLYLGRNGLQWLPPSFAQLQSLRCLWIEGNFLAHFPRALLELSELRSLQLGDNRLCRLPAALTRMAGLRGLWLYGNRFQEFPPVLLRMDHIRVLDLDRNRIASFPDLTGLASLRLLSYDHNPVHQPPCVGDEVQLVGDGAQEFMEARQERLQSLQHQEEEEEGTETAPVSPEDGPEDGPEDGPEDGPEDGEGEFAALTGSPEET, from the coding sequence ATGGGCAGCGGAGGCTCCACGGGGCGCGGGGCCCGGCTGGCAGCCGCCGAGGGCCCCGACGGCGTCGAGCAGCGTCTGGAGGTGCGGGGCCGGCAGATCCCGGCCGAGCTGTGGGCTCAGCAGGGGCTGCGGAAGCTCTACCTGAGCGACGCGGGGCTGCGAGAGGTCCCGGACGAGCTGGCGGAGCTGCAGCACCTGCGGACCCTCGCCCTGGACGGCAACGAGCTGATGGAGGTGCCCGAGGCCGTGTGCGACCTGCCCCACCTGGCGCACCTGTACCTGGGCCGCAACGGGCTGCAGTGGCTGCCGCCCTCCTTCgcccagctccagagcctgcGCTGCCTCTGGATCGAGGGAAACTTCTTGGCGCACTTCCCCCGAGCCCTCCTGGAGCTTTCGGAGCTGCGCAGCCTCCAGCTGGGGGACAACCGGCTGTGCCGGCTGCCCGCGGCGCTGACCCGCATGGCCGGCCTGCGGGGGCTCTGGCTCTACGGGAACCGCTTCCAGGAGTTCCCGCCCGTGCTGCTGCGCATGGATCACATCCGCGTCCTCGACCTGGATCGCAACCGCATCGCCAGCTTCCCGGACCTCACCGGCCTTGCTTCCCTGCGCCTCCTGTCCTACGACCACAATCCCGTCCATCAGCCGCCCTGTGTCGGGGATGAGGTGCAGCTGGTGGGGGACGGGGCACAGGAGTTCATGGAAGCGCGGCAGGAGCGGCTGCAAagcctgcagcaccaggaggaggaggaggaaggcaccGAGACCGCCCCGGTATCCCCCGAGGATGGGCCGGAGGATGGGCCAGAGGATGGGCCGGAGGATGGGCcggaggatggggagggggaattTGCGGCCCTGACGGGATCTCCTGAGGAAACATGA
- the LOC116998372 gene encoding uncharacterized protein LOC116998372 isoform X2, producing MLNKAVATGPAWLLALPLSCFLTSGSGPQGHCQLNLAHPTSLMLPIPTCPFSQDSQEVTPPRGGGYSGAGSGHSRCPPATTSREVPIVAVTRRQSRIPRGNSTASGPAGKAPHVQPWPRAVPQFQSRLQGAIPRARMPSLPQDSPAAGLGTGFPMVRGPPSELMGFYITSYEAAFGKRPTGSPQKFEGGRVLGTEPLGDSSVRPLLGVYTGSGYVTNNYAEASYVVFPYVEREDTDVSTTSEDFKIFGRPDYRRILPTCMDELECRYPAGFSFSRLRFGEVTAPKASRENGTWSPSTSPAQPDVPQRATELSGFTRTDPRSDLTLPEQPPDVRDGQMDSLPAIGSTPQPAMGPPAPFAPPALQVAPKGVTTEKEPLTYATVQNKYLTEFTPLAPIAPGWWAQTPVTWAPRSVEGVQIPSPSGFSTNNHPTNLWHIDKSLI from the exons ATGCTGAATAAAGCCGTGGCTACcggccctgcctggctgctggccctgcccctCTCTTGCTTTTTGACATCGGGGTCGGGCCCTCAGGGACATTGCCAGCTCAATCTGGCACATCCCACCTCACTGATGCTCCCAATTCCCACCTGCCCCTTTTCCCAGGACTCCCAGGAGGTGACCCCACCCCGGGGCGGGGGCTATAGTGGAGCTGGATCGGGCCATTCCCGGTGCCCTCCAGCGACAACCTCCCGGGAGGTCCCCATTGTCGCGGTTACCAGGAGACAGAGTCGCATTCCACGGGGAAATTCCACAGCTTCCGGGCCTGCTGGGAAGGCCCCGCATGTCCAGCCATGGCCTAGGGCCGTACCTCAGTTCCAATCCCGGCTCCAGGGAGCCATTCCCAGAGCCAGGATGCCGTCCCTGCCGCAGGACTCACCCGCCGCGGGTTTGGGAACGGGGTTCCCCATGGTGAGGGGCCCCCCCTCTGAGCTCATGGGCTTTTATATCACTAGCTACGAGGCGGCCTTTGGGAAGAGGCCCACGGGGTCACCCCAAAAGTTCGAGGGGGGGCGCGTTTTGGGGACTGAGCCCCTCGGTGACAGCAGTGTACGCCCCCTCCTCGGCGTCTACACCGGCTCGGGATACGTCACCAACAACTACGCGGAGGCCTCGTACGTGGTCTTCCCGTACGTGGAGCG CGAGGACACTGACGTGTCCACAACCTCTGAGGACTTCAAGATCTTTGGGCGCCCGGATTACCGGAGGATCTTGCCCACGTGTATGGATGAGCTGGAGTGTCGGTATCCCGCTGGCTTCTCCTTTTCCCGCCTCCGTTTCGGGGAGGTGACAGCCCCAAAAGCATCCAGGGAAAATGGCACCTGGAGCCCCTCCACCAGTCCTGCTCAGCCAG ATGTCCCACAGAGGGCGACGGAGCTGTCAGGCTTCACCAGGACTGACCCGAGGAGTGACCTcaccctgccagagcagccc cctgATGTCCGTGATGGTCAGATGGATTCCTTGCCTGCCATAGGCAGCACT ccccagcctgctaTGGGCCCCCCTGCCCCCTTCGCCCCCCCGGCGCTCCAAGTGGCACCCAAGGGAGTCACTACTGAGAAG GAGCCGCTGACGTACGCCACTGTCCAGAACAAGTACCTGACCGAGTTCACGCCGCTGGCCCCTATAGCACCAG GCTGGTGGGCACAGACTCCAGTCACCTGGGCACCGAGATCTGTGGAGGGCGTCCAGATCCCAAGTCCCAGTGGCTTTAGCACCAACAACCACCCCACCAACCTGTGGCACATCGATAAATCCCTGATATGA
- the LOC116998372 gene encoding uncharacterized protein LOC116998372 isoform X1 — translation MLNKAVATGPAWLLALPLSCFLTSGSGPQGHCQLNLAHPTSLMLPIPTCPFSQDSQEVTPPRGGGYSGAGSGHSRCPPATTSREVPIVAVTRRQSRIPRGNSTASGPAGKAPHVQPWPRAVPQFQSRLQGAIPRARMPSLPQDSPAAGLGTGFPMVRGPPSELMGFYITSYEAAFGKRPTGSPQKFEGGRVLGTEPLGDSSVRPLLGVYTGSGYVTNNYAEASYVVFPYVEREDTDVSTTSEDFKIFGRPDYRRILPTCMDELECRYPAGFSFSRLRFGEVTAPKASRENGTWSPSTSPAQPDVPQRATELSGFTRTDPRSDLTLPEQPVSPVPTMSPVPPLLSTPGDTFPLPQPDVRDGQMDSLPAIGSTPQPAMGPPAPFAPPALQVAPKGVTTEKEPLTYATVQNKYLTEFTPLAPIAPGWWAQTPVTWAPRSVEGVQIPSPSGFSTNNHPTNLWHIDKSLI, via the exons ATGCTGAATAAAGCCGTGGCTACcggccctgcctggctgctggccctgcccctCTCTTGCTTTTTGACATCGGGGTCGGGCCCTCAGGGACATTGCCAGCTCAATCTGGCACATCCCACCTCACTGATGCTCCCAATTCCCACCTGCCCCTTTTCCCAGGACTCCCAGGAGGTGACCCCACCCCGGGGCGGGGGCTATAGTGGAGCTGGATCGGGCCATTCCCGGTGCCCTCCAGCGACAACCTCCCGGGAGGTCCCCATTGTCGCGGTTACCAGGAGACAGAGTCGCATTCCACGGGGAAATTCCACAGCTTCCGGGCCTGCTGGGAAGGCCCCGCATGTCCAGCCATGGCCTAGGGCCGTACCTCAGTTCCAATCCCGGCTCCAGGGAGCCATTCCCAGAGCCAGGATGCCGTCCCTGCCGCAGGACTCACCCGCCGCGGGTTTGGGAACGGGGTTCCCCATGGTGAGGGGCCCCCCCTCTGAGCTCATGGGCTTTTATATCACTAGCTACGAGGCGGCCTTTGGGAAGAGGCCCACGGGGTCACCCCAAAAGTTCGAGGGGGGGCGCGTTTTGGGGACTGAGCCCCTCGGTGACAGCAGTGTACGCCCCCTCCTCGGCGTCTACACCGGCTCGGGATACGTCACCAACAACTACGCGGAGGCCTCGTACGTGGTCTTCCCGTACGTGGAGCG CGAGGACACTGACGTGTCCACAACCTCTGAGGACTTCAAGATCTTTGGGCGCCCGGATTACCGGAGGATCTTGCCCACGTGTATGGATGAGCTGGAGTGTCGGTATCCCGCTGGCTTCTCCTTTTCCCGCCTCCGTTTCGGGGAGGTGACAGCCCCAAAAGCATCCAGGGAAAATGGCACCTGGAGCCCCTCCACCAGTCCTGCTCAGCCAG ATGTCCCACAGAGGGCGACGGAGCTGTCAGGCTTCACCAGGACTGACCCGAGGAGTGACCTcaccctgccagagcagcccgtgagccctgtccccaccatgtcccctgtccctcccctcctcagcacTCCAGGGGACActtttcctctcccacagcctgATGTCCGTGATGGTCAGATGGATTCCTTGCCTGCCATAGGCAGCACT ccccagcctgctaTGGGCCCCCCTGCCCCCTTCGCCCCCCCGGCGCTCCAAGTGGCACCCAAGGGAGTCACTACTGAGAAG GAGCCGCTGACGTACGCCACTGTCCAGAACAAGTACCTGACCGAGTTCACGCCGCTGGCCCCTATAGCACCAG GCTGGTGGGCACAGACTCCAGTCACCTGGGCACCGAGATCTGTGGAGGGCGTCCAGATCCCAAGTCCCAGTGGCTTTAGCACCAACAACCACCCCACCAACCTGTGGCACATCGATAAATCCCTGATATGA
- the SDHAF2 gene encoding succinate dehydrogenase assembly factor 2, mitochondrial — translation MAAARLCSLRRHLLRPLIPQRGYRGDSPTDSGKDVLEIPLPPWQERPDEPLETKRARLLYESRKRGMLENCILLSLFAKENLARMNKEQLNRYDRLINEPSNDWDIYYWATEARPTPAEFDTDVMAMLREFAKNRNREQRLRQPDLEYLFEPPR, via the exons ATGGCGGCGGCCAgg ctctgctccctgcgCCGGCATCTCCTGCGGCCGCTGATCCCGCAGCGTGGCTACCGGGGGGATTCCCCCACAGATTCCGGGAAGGATGTGCTGGAGATCCCGTTGCCCCCCTGGCAGGAACGTCCGGATGAGCCACTGGAGACCAAGAGAGCCCGACTGCTGTatgagagcaggaaaagggggaTGCTGGAAAACTGCATCCTGCTCAG cctctTTGCCAAGGAAAACCTGGCGCGTATGAACAAGGAGCAGCTAAACCGCTACGACCGCCTCATCAACGAGCCCAGCAACGACTGGGACATTTATTACTGGGCCACTG AAGCAAGGCCAACACCGGCGGAATTCGACACCGACGTGATGGCCATGCTGAGGGAATTTGCCAAAAACAGGAACAGGGAGCAGAGGCTCCGGCAGCCAGACTTGGAATATCTGTTTGAGCCACCACGCtga
- the CPSF7 gene encoding cleavage and polyadenylation specificity factor subunit 7, protein MSEGVDLIDIYADEEFTQDPEFSNADQMDLYDDVLAASSQPQEKRSSSSEAPPEIRQEPSPKPNSKPPAILYTYSGLRNKRAAVYVGSFSWWTTDQQLIQTIRSVGVYDVVELKFAENRANGQSKGYAEVVVASENSVHKLLELLPGKILNGDKVEVRLATRQNLSQFEAQARKRVPPRAHSRDSVDAVDGRATPTENALPPARLEKPPSVLPFFSRPPALPLMGLPPPPMPPPPPLSSAFGVPPPPPGIPYQHLLPPPPRLPPPLAVPPPGAVPPALHLNPAFFPPPTAALGPPPDTYGKAMAPYNHSSRELGPPIPAVSEGEFEEIMNRNRAISSSAISKAVSGASAGDYSNAIETLLTAIAVIKQSRVASDERCRVLLSSLKDCLHGIEAKSYSSSSSSSSRKRHRSRERSPSRSRDSSRRHRDLLHSDDRHEDYFQERSREHERHRDRDRDRDRHH, encoded by the exons ATGTCCGAGGGAGTGGATCTGATTGACATCTACGCCGACGAGGAGTTCACCCAG GACCCGGAGTTCAGTAATGCTGACCAGATGGATCTCTACGACGACGTGTTAgcagccagctcccagccccaggaaaagCGTTCCAGCAGCTCGGAAGCGCCTCCGGAGATCCGTCAGGAGCCGTCTCCCAAGCCCAACAGCAAACCCCCAGCCATCCTGTACACCTACAGTGGGCTCCGGAACAAGAGGGCCGCCGTCTACGTTGGGAGCTTCTCCTGG TGGACGACTGACCAGCAACTGATCCAGACCATCCGCTCTGTCGGAGTCTACGATGTGGTGGAGCTGAAATTCGCGGAGAACCGAGCCAATGGCCAGTCCAAGGG GTACGCGGAGGTGGTGGTCGCCTCCGAGAACTCGGTCCATAaactcctggagctgcttcccGGAAAGATCCTGAACGGAGACAAGGTGGAGGTGAGGCTGGCGACCCGGCAGAACCTGTCACAGTTCGAGGCTCAGGCTCGCAAAC GTGTGCCACCCCGGGCCCACTCCCGGGATTCCGTGGATGCAGTGGACGGCCGGGCGACGCCGACGGAGAATGCGCTGCCCCCGGCCCGCTTGGAGAAGCCCCCCTCAGTCCTGCCCTTCTTCAGCCgcccccccgcgctgccccTCATGGGGCTGCCCCCTCCTCCCATGCCCCCTccacctcccctctcctctgctttCGGAGTCCCTCCGCCTCCTCCCGGAATTCCCTACCAGCACTTGCTGCCACCACCGCCCCGGCTGCCcccacccctggctgtgcccccacCGGGGGCTgtgccccctgccctgcacctcAATCCCGCCTTCTTCCCGCCACCCACCGCCGCCCTGGGACCCCCTCCGGATACCTACGGCAAGGCCATGGCTCCCTACAACCACAGCAG CCGGGAGCTGGGCCCGCCAATCCCAGCCGTGAGCGAAGGCGAGTTTGAGGAGATCATGAACCGCAACCGCGCCATCTCCAGCAGCGCCATTTCCAAGGCGGTGTCCGGCGCCAGCGCAG GGGATTACAGCAACGCCATTGAGACGCTGCTCACGGCCATCGCCGTCATCAAGCAGTCGCGCGTGGCCAGCGACGAGCGGTGCCGCGtcctcctctcttccctcaAGGATTGCCTGCATGGAATTGAGGCCAAATcctacagcagcagctccagcagcagctccag gaaaagaCACCGATCCCGGGAGCGCTCTCCCAGCCGGTCCCGCGACAGCAGCCGGCGGCACCGGGATCTGCTCCACAGCGATGATCGGCACGAGGATTATTTCCAGGAGCGGAGCCGGGAGCACGAGCGGCatcgggacagggacagagacagggaccgGCACCACTGA
- the TMEM216 gene encoding transmembrane protein 216 isoform X1, with amino-acid sequence MAPRGRHRSSAPLQVLLFLNGWYCATYFLLEAFVFVYKGLLLPYPVSNLVLDVVLLLLYLGIEATRIFFGSKGNLCQRKVPLSLSLALTVPAAVLAVYYLLIQTYSLRLEAFLSAILLLFYGLELFLGFLALLSFSRCHIPGTRGLSAGAARKATGALYKRLTTSSEFITQFQPIQRQI; translated from the exons ATGGCGCCCAGGG GCCGCCATCGCTCATCGGCTCCGCTGCAGGTCCTGCTCTTCCTCAACGGCTGGTACTGCGCCACATATTTTCTCCTGGAAGCGTTCGTGTTCGTGTACAAAG ggctgctcctgccctatCCCGTCTCCAACTTGGTGCTGGACgtggtgctgctcctcctctaCCTCGGCATTGAGGCCACACGCATCTTCTTCG GCTCCAAGGGGAACCTGTGCCAGCGGAAGGTGCCACTGTCCCTCAGCCTGGCACTTacagtgccagcagctgtgctggccgTGTACTACCTGCTGATCCAGACATATTCCCTGCGCCTGGAAGCGTTCCTGAGTGccatcctgctcctcttctACGgcctggagctgttcctgggcttcctggcactgctctccttCTCCAGGTGCCACATCCCGGGAACTAGGGGACtcagtgcaggagctgccag GAAGGCAACAGGAGCGCTGTATAAAAGACTGACAACGTCATCCGAGTTTATTACACAATTCCAACCTATCCAAAGACAAATCTAA
- the TMEM216 gene encoding transmembrane protein 216 isoform X2 gives MAPRGRHRSSAPLQVLLFLNGWYCATYFLLEAFVFVYKGLLLPYPVSNLVLDVVLLLLYLGIEATRIFFGSKGNLCQRKVPLSLSLALTVPAAVLAVYYLLIQTYSLRLEAFLSAILLLFYGLELFLGFLALLSFSSADPY, from the exons ATGGCGCCCAGGG GCCGCCATCGCTCATCGGCTCCGCTGCAGGTCCTGCTCTTCCTCAACGGCTGGTACTGCGCCACATATTTTCTCCTGGAAGCGTTCGTGTTCGTGTACAAAG ggctgctcctgccctatCCCGTCTCCAACTTGGTGCTGGACgtggtgctgctcctcctctaCCTCGGCATTGAGGCCACACGCATCTTCTTCG GCTCCAAGGGGAACCTGTGCCAGCGGAAGGTGCCACTGTCCCTCAGCCTGGCACTTacagtgccagcagctgtgctggccgTGTACTACCTGCTGATCCAGACATATTCCCTGCGCCTGGAAGCGTTCCTGAGTGccatcctgctcctcttctACGgcctggagctgttcctgggcttcctggcactgctctccttCTCCAG TGCGGATCCCTACTGA
- the TMEM138 gene encoding transmembrane protein 138 translates to MLQPSNYSLVLFLQFLLLSYDLFVNSFSELLRTAPAVQLVLFIIQDIAVVFNVIIVFLMFFNTYVFQAGLVNLLFHKFKGTILLSAAYLALSISFHVWIMNLRWRDSGRFIWTEGLQTLFVFQRLAAVLYCYFYKRTAVHLGDPLFYQDSLWLRKEFAHFRG, encoded by the exons atgctccagcccagcaACTACAGCCTGGTACTgttcctgcagttcctgctgctttcctacGACCTCTTTGTGAATTCCTTCTCGGAGCTGCTccgcacagctcctgctgtgcagcTCGTCCTCTTCAT catccaggaCATCGCCGTCGTCTTCAATGTCATCATCGTCTTCCTCATGTTCTTCAACACCTACGTTTTCCAGGCAGGATTGGTCAACCTCCTCTTCCATAAATTCAAGGGAAccatcctgctctctgcagcctaCTTGGCACTCAGCATCTCCTTCCATGTCTGGATTATG AACCTGCGCTGGCGTGACTCTGGCCGTTTCATCTGGACTGAAGGCCTCCAGACCCTGTTCGTTTTCCAGAGGCTGG CGGCAGTGCTCTACTGCTACTTCTACAAGCGGACAGCTGTGCACCTGGGAGACCCTCTCTTCTACCAGGATTCACTCTGGCTCCGCAAGGAATTTGCCCACTTCCGTGGCTGA
- the LOC116998374 gene encoding lysosomal membrane ascorbate-dependent ferrireductase CYB561A3 isoform X1 yields the protein MGSSEQVWACPTLGTRKGVRRQTGIFGHGSRCHHRSTAMLDVPFLPFCAFLGTLGLLCVAMVGTWCQHWRGGFSLDGSSRTFNWHPVLMVMGLVVLYGAAALVYRIPYTWSGPKLPWKVLHGTLALGAFVLTVLGLAAVFYFHNSQGTPNMYSLHSWMGLGTVLLFSCQWAAGFGAFLLPWAPSWLRALYKPIHVFFGSTILLLSVASCVSGINEKLFFSLKNGTMQYKLLPAEAVFANTLGLLILIFGVLVVAALARPSWKRPDSDSPDSRQPLLSAER from the exons ATGGGCAGTTCTGAGCAGGTTTGGGCATGTCCCACTCTGGGCACGAGGAAAGGAGTGAGGAGACAGACGGGGATTTTTGGGCACGGGAGCAG GTGCCACCACCGTTCGACAGCCATGCTGGACGTGCCCTTCCTACCATTCTGTGCCTTCTTGGGAACGCTGGGATTGCTCTGTGTGGCCATGGTGGGCACCTGGTGCCAGCACTGGCGCGGGGGATTTTCCCTGGACGGCAGCTCCCGGACATTCAACTGGCACCCGGTGCTGATGGTGATGGGATTGGTGGTGCTCTACGGcgcag CTGCCCTGGTTTACCGCATTCCCTACACCTGGAGCGGCCCCAAGCTTCCCTGGAAGGTGCTGCACGGCACCTTGGCTTTGGGAGCGTTCGTCCTGACCGTGCTGGGGCTGGCGGCTGTGTTCTACTTCCATAATTCCCAAGGGACGCCCAACATGTACTcactgcacagctggatggggctgggaactGTCCTGCTCTTCTCCTGCCAG TGGGCAGCGGGTTTTGGAGCgttcctgcttccctgggctccCTCCTGGCTCCGGGCACTCTACAAGCCCATCCATGTTTTCTTTGGCTCCACCATCCTCCTGTTGTCCGTGGCTTCCTGTGTGTCGGGGATCAACGAGAAGCTTTTCTTCAGCCT GAAAAACGGGACCATGCAGTACAAGCTCCTGCCGGCTGAGGCCGTGTTTGCCAACACCCTGGggctcctcatcctcattttTGGAGTGCTGGTGGTGGCTGCCTTGGCCAGGCCCAGCTGGAAGCGCCCCGATTCTGACTCCCCGGACTCCCGCCAG cccctgctctctgctgagcGCTGA
- the LOC116998374 gene encoding lysosomal membrane ascorbate-dependent ferrireductase CYB561A3 isoform X2, producing the protein MAAPNDEEGAVGPRCHHRSTAMLDVPFLPFCAFLGTLGLLCVAMVGTWCQHWRGGFSLDGSSRTFNWHPVLMVMGLVVLYGAAALVYRIPYTWSGPKLPWKVLHGTLALGAFVLTVLGLAAVFYFHNSQGTPNMYSLHSWMGLGTVLLFSCQWAAGFGAFLLPWAPSWLRALYKPIHVFFGSTILLLSVASCVSGINEKLFFSLKNGTMQYKLLPAEAVFANTLGLLILIFGVLVVAALARPSWKRPDSDSPDSRQPLLSAER; encoded by the exons atggcggcgcccaATGACGAAGAGGGGGCGGTGGGACCCAG GTGCCACCACCGTTCGACAGCCATGCTGGACGTGCCCTTCCTACCATTCTGTGCCTTCTTGGGAACGCTGGGATTGCTCTGTGTGGCCATGGTGGGCACCTGGTGCCAGCACTGGCGCGGGGGATTTTCCCTGGACGGCAGCTCCCGGACATTCAACTGGCACCCGGTGCTGATGGTGATGGGATTGGTGGTGCTCTACGGcgcag CTGCCCTGGTTTACCGCATTCCCTACACCTGGAGCGGCCCCAAGCTTCCCTGGAAGGTGCTGCACGGCACCTTGGCTTTGGGAGCGTTCGTCCTGACCGTGCTGGGGCTGGCGGCTGTGTTCTACTTCCATAATTCCCAAGGGACGCCCAACATGTACTcactgcacagctggatggggctgggaactGTCCTGCTCTTCTCCTGCCAG TGGGCAGCGGGTTTTGGAGCgttcctgcttccctgggctccCTCCTGGCTCCGGGCACTCTACAAGCCCATCCATGTTTTCTTTGGCTCCACCATCCTCCTGTTGTCCGTGGCTTCCTGTGTGTCGGGGATCAACGAGAAGCTTTTCTTCAGCCT GAAAAACGGGACCATGCAGTACAAGCTCCTGCCGGCTGAGGCCGTGTTTGCCAACACCCTGGggctcctcatcctcattttTGGAGTGCTGGTGGTGGCTGCCTTGGCCAGGCCCAGCTGGAAGCGCCCCGATTCTGACTCCCCGGACTCCCGCCAG cccctgctctctgctgagcGCTGA
- the TKFC gene encoding triokinase/FMN cyclase: MEVPKKLVTTVSGCADDALAGLVACNPGLRLLQGHRVVLRDDLPAIRGRVALLSGGGSGHEPAHAGYVGKGMLTGVVAGAVFASPSVGSVLAAIRAVAQAGAAGILLIVKNYTGDRLNFGMALERARAEGADVRMVVVGDDCAFATPGKAGRRGICGTVLIHKVAGALAEAGASLDEIEKKVIAAAKVMGTLGLSLSPCSIPGSKPSFQLAEDEMELGLGIHGEAGVRRMKVLPADKAVETMLKHMTDPSNASHLSLTPGSSVVLVVNNLGGLSCLELGIVAGAAVRCLENRGIRIARALVGSFMTALEMAGVSLTLMLVDEELVRLIDAKTTAMAWPNIVTGPATTRREEVPAPAEAPRKLQDETGTGPGTARVQRVLQRVCSTLLDMQDRLNELDRGAGDGDCGHTHARAAQAIQAWMRSRPPPAAPSHLLSALADVLLEQMGGSSGVLYGLFLTAAAQSLRGRSDSPAWADAMDAGIEAMQRYGGAAPGDRTMLDSLFAAAQALHSLRSPSADPLQVLATAVQRAEAAAEATRHMEAGAGRASYIRSSRLEQPDPGAVAVAAVLGAVLEGLRDPMGTPQ, translated from the exons ATGGAg gTCCCCAAAAAACTGGTGACAACGGTGTCCGGCTGTGCCGATGATGCTTTGGCCGGGCTGGTGGCCTGCAATCCCGGGCTCCggctgctccagggacaccGGGTGGTCCTTCGGGATGACCTGCCGGCCATCCGTGGCCGTGTGGCCCTGCTGTCCGGGGGGGGCTCCGGCCATGAGCCTGCCCACGCAG GCTATGTCGGGAAGGGAATGCTGACCGGAGTGGTGGCTGGAGCCGTGTTCGCGTCCCCATCCGTGGGCAGTGTCCTGGCGGCCATCCgggctgtggcacaggctggagcag ctgggatcCTCCTGATTGTGAAGAACTACACGGGGGACCGGCTGAATTTCGGGATGGCCCTGGAGCGGGCACGGGCCGAGGGGGCTGACGTGCGGATGGTGGTGGTGGGCGATGACTGTGCCTTCGCCACGCCAGGGAAAGCCGGACGCCGTGGGATCTGTGGCACCGTTCTCATCCACAAG GTGGCGGGAGCTCTGGCTGAGGCAGGAGCAAGCTTGGATGAGATTGAAAAGAAGGTGATTGCTGCTGCCAAAGTTATGG GTACCCTCGGTCTCAGCCTgtctccctgcagcatcccaggatCCAAGCCCTCATTCCAGCTGGCTGAGGATgagatggagctggggctgg GGATCCATGGCGAGGCTGGAGTGCGCAGGATGAAG gtgctgccagcagatAAGGCCGTGGAGACGATGCTGAAGCACATGACGGATCCATCCAACGCTTCCCacctgtccctgacccctg GATCCTCTGTGGTGCTTGTGGTGAACAACCTGGGTGGGCTGTCCtgtctggagctgggaattgtggctggagctgctgtgcgCTGCCTGG AGAACCGAGGGATCCGCATTGCCCGGGCCTTGGTGGGATCCTTCATGACAGCACTGGAAATGGCTGGAGTCTCCCTCACCCTCATGCTGGTGGATGAGGAGCTGGTGAGGCTGATCG ATGCCAAGACCACGGCCATGGCGTGGCCCAACATTGTCACCGGACCGGCAACCACCCGGAGGGAGGAGGTGCCAGCACCTGCAGAGGCACCCAGGAAGCTGCAGGATGAGACTGGAACTG GGCCTGGCACAGCGCGGGTGCAGCGGGTCCTGCAGCGGGTGTGCAGCACCCTGCTGGATATGCAGGATAGGCTCAACGAGCTGGATCGGGGAGCGGGTGACGGTGACTGTGGCCACACACACGCCAGGGCGGCCCAAG CCATCCAGGCATGGATGCGCTCCCGGCCACCTCCAGCCGCCCCATCCCACCTGCTCTCCGCCCTGGctgatgtgctgctggagcagatgggAGGCTCCTCCGGAGTG CTCTATGGGCTCTTCCTGACGGCGGCTGCCCAGAGCCTGCGTGGCCGCAGCGATTCCCCAGCTTGGGCTGACGCCATGGATGCTGGCATTGAGGCCATGCAGAG GTACGGAGGAGCCGCTCCAGGAGACCGGACAATG ctggattcGCTGTTTGCAGCCGCACAGGCTCTGCATTCCCTGCGCAGTCCCAGTGCTGACCCTCTCCAAGTGCTGGCAACAGCTGTCCAG AGAGCGGAGGCGGCAGCGGAGGCCACCAGGCACATGGAGGCcggggcaggcagagccagctACATCCGCTCATCCcggctggagcagcctgatcccggggctgtggcagtggcagcagtgctgggagcagtgctggaggggcTGCGGGACCCCATGGGCACCCCCCAGTAA